Proteins encoded in a region of the Alosa sapidissima isolate fAloSap1 chromosome 19, fAloSap1.pri, whole genome shotgun sequence genome:
- the msh4 gene encoding mutS protein homolog 4 isoform X3: MAATSENSLSAASNANITHFNVKSTGPSSSFLSSEGQSTPYLLGPYAKRSCPLSTSEADTPQTDANNTSGQLNNSFRSFNRISRTPRLKRTPRASTPQTDHTTVTTGSSATSTNAVSVIVAVVEGRGLARGEIGMASLNLKCPELILSQFADTGTYAKVVTKLHILMPLEILMPDTVSEKGKGTKLYNLITENFQNVTLTTVQRKYFNERKGFEYIQQLSAPEISTVFMEVQTKYYCLAASAALLKYFEFVQNSIYAPRSLKVSFQGSDQTAMIDSASASNLELVVNNRDHRSNHCLLGVLNYTKTPGGERRLRSNILEPLVDVDTINIRLDTLQEFLEDEELFFGLKNAISHFLDIDQLLSVLIQIPKQETVQVAEAKITHVIQLKHTLELVPPLRAVLKNCKTALLAAYSAMLEDNRFELILEQVKTVINDDVNYMNGSLNMRTQKCYAVRPNINEFLDIARRAYTEIVDDIAGLVDQVGEKYSLPLRTSFSTARGFYIQMRLEGVALPGGQMPTEFIKVTKYKSNYSFTTADLIRMNDRCDEALREIYHMSYVVVCKLLTVVTDHIHCLYKLSDAVSMLDMLLSLANACTVSKYVRPEFTDTLAIKHGRHPILEHIAGQQPVSNNSYISEGSNFIILTGPNMSGKSTYLKQVALCQIMAQLGSFVPAEYASFRIADQIFTRIGVDDDLETNSSTFMVEMKEVAYIIHNVSHRSLIIIDELGRGTSAEEGVGICHAICEFLLNMKAFTLFATHFLELCQLQTLYPNVENQHMQVQHTHAEGSERVLYTYLLSRGQSEERNYGIRAAEMTALPRTIIQQAKAIAAKVNQKLWVC, from the exons atgGCCGCAACATCAGAGAACAGCCTTAGCGCTGCAAGTAATGCTAACATTACCCATTTCAATGTAAAATCAACTGGACCATCAAGTTCATTTCTTTCTTCTGAAGGACAGTCAACTCCATACCTTCTCGGCCCATACGCCAAGAGGTCATGTCCTCTTTCAACATCAGAGGCAGACACTCCACAGACAGATGCAAATAACA CATCTGGTCAGTTGAACAATAGTTTCAGATCTTTCAACCGAATTTCAAGGACTCCAAGGTTGAAAAGAACACCAAGAGCGTCCACGCCTCAGACAGACCACACAA CAGTGACAACTGGCTCCTCTGCAACATCAACCAATGCTGTGTCAGTGATAGTTGCTGTGGTGGAAGGGCGGGGGTTGGCCAGGGGTGAAATTGGCATGGCAAGCCTTAACCTGAAATGTCCGGAACTTATACTATCACAGTTTGCAGACACTGGTACCTATGCAAAG GTGGTAACCAAACTCCACATCTTGATGCCTTTGGAGATTTTGATGCCAGACACAGTCAGTGAAAAGGGCAAGGGTACAAAGCTCTATAACCTAATCACAGAAAACTTTCAG AATGTGACTCTTACCACCGTACAGAGAAAATATTTCAATGAGCGAAAAGGTTTTGAGTACATCCAGCAACTTAGTGCTCCAGAAATAAGCACAGTTTTCATGGAAGTTCAAACTAA ATACTACTGTCTTGCTGCATCGGCTGCTCTTCTTAAGTACTTTGAATTCGTTCAAAATTCCATTTATGCCCCACGATCCCTAAAAGTGAGTTTCCAAGGCAGCGACCAGACAGCTATGATAGACTCAGCCTCTGCTAGCAACCTGGAGTTGGTGGTCAACAACAGAGATCACCG GAGCAACCATTGTTTGCTGGGTGTGCTGAACTACACTAAAACACCAGGAGGGGAGCGACGACTTCGATCCAACATTCTGGAGCCTCTCGTGGATGTGGATACCATCAATATCCGTCTAGACACCTTACAG GAATTCCTAGAAGACGAGGAGCTCTTTTTTGGCCTGAAAAATG CCATCTCACATTTTCTGGATATAGATCAGCTGCTGTCTGTCCTCATCCAGATTCCAAAACAGGAGACG GTCCAGGTAGCTGAGGCCAAGATCACCCATGTAATTCAGTTAAAACACACCCTGGAACTAGTACCACCTCTGAGG GCGGTCCTAAAGAACTGCAAAACAGCACTGCTCGCTGCTTATTCTGCTATGCTGGAAGATAACAG ATTTGAACTCATTCTGGAGCAGGTCAAGACGGTGATCAATGATGACGTCAACTACATGAATGGCAGTCTGAACATGCGCACACAAAAGTGCTATGCTGTACGGCCTAACATTAATGAATTCTTGGATATTGCCCGAAGAGCATACACTGAAATTGTTGATGACATCGCAG GATTAGTGGATCAGGTGGGAGAGAAGTACAGCCTGCCCTTGCGGACCAGCTTCAGCACAGCCCGAGGATTCTACATCCAGATGAGGCTGGAGGGTGTGGCTTTGCCAGGAGGACAGATGCCCACAGAATTCATAAAG GTTACAAAGTACAAGAGCAACTATAGCTTCACAACAGCAGATCTGATACGAATGAACGATCGCTGTGATGAGGCCTTACGTGAGATCTACCATATGTCTTACGT gGTGGTGTGTAAGTTGTTGACTGTTGTGACTGATCACATTCACTGCTTGTACAAGCTGTCTGATGCCGTGTCCATGCTGGACATGCTGCTGTCTCTAGCTAATGCGTGCACAGTCTCTAAGTACG TGCGCCCTGAGTTTACTGACACTCTTGCTATCAAGCATGGCCGCCACCCCATTCTGGAGCATATTGCTGGACAGCAGCCTGTCTCCAATAACAGCTACATCTCTGAGGGCAGCAACTTCATCATCCTCACAGGCCCCAACATGAGTGGCAAATCCACTTACTTGAAGCAAGTAGCTCTCTGCCAGATTATGGCTCAGCTCG GTTCATTTGTACCTGCTGAGTATGCTTCATTTCGCATTGCGGACCAGATCTTCACAAGAATTGGAGTTGATGACGATCTTGAGACAAACTCTTCCACATTTATGGTGGAGATGAAAGAG GTTGCGTATATAATCCACAACGTGAGTCATCGTTCGCTCATCATTATTGATGAGTTGGGGCGGGGCACTAGTGCAGAGGAAGGTGTTGGAATCTGTCATGCGATCTGTGAATTCCTGCTGAACATGAAG GCTTTCACCCTGTTTGCCACACATTTCTTGGAACTGTGCCAGCTGCAGACGCTGTATCCGAATGTGGAGAACCAGCACATGCAGGTGCAGCACACCCATGCAGAGGGCAGTGAGCGCGTGTTGTACACCTACCTGCTCAGCCGCGGGCAGTCTGAGGAGAGGAActatg GTATTAGAGCAGCAGAAATGACAGCTTTGCCAAGGACCATAATTCAACAAGCCAAAGCAATTGCTGCTAAAGTGAACCAGAAGTTATGGGTATGCTGA
- the msh4 gene encoding mutS protein homolog 4 isoform X2 translates to MAATSENSLSAASNANITHFNVKSTGPSSSFLSSEGQSTPYLLGPYAKRSCPLSTSEADTPQTDANNTSGQLNNSFRSFNRISRTPRLKRTPRASTPQTDHTTVTTGSSATSTNAVSVIVAVVEGRGLARGEIGMASLNLKCPELILSQFADTGTYAKVVTKLHILMPLEILMPDTVSEKGKGTKLYNLITENFQNVTLTTVQRKYFNERKGFEYIQQLSAPEISTVFMEVQTKSNHCLLGVLNYTKTPGGERRLRSNILEPLVDVDTINIRLDTLQEFLEDEELFFGLKNAISHFLDIDQLLSVLIQIPKQETVQVAEAKITHVIQLKHTLELVPPLRAVLKNCKTALLAAYSAMLEDNRFELILEQVKTVINDDVNYMNGSLNMRTQKCYAVRPNINEFLDIARRAYTEIVDDIAGLVDQVGEKYSLPLRTSFSTARGFYIQMRLEGVALPGGQMPTEFIKVTKYKSNYSFTTADLIRMNDRCDEALREIYHMSYVVVCKLLTVVTDHIHCLYKLSDAVSMLDMLLSLANACTVSKYVRPEFTDTLAIKHGRHPILEHIAGQQPVSNNSYISEGSNFIILTGPNMSGKSTYLKQVALCQIMAQLGSFVPAEYASFRIADQIFTRIGVDDDLETNSSTFMVEMKEVAYIIHNVSHRSLIIIDELGRGTSAEEGVGICHAICEFLLNMKAFTLFATHFLELCQLQTLYPNVENQHMQVQHTHAEGSERVLYTYLLSRGQSEERNYGIRAAEMTALPRTIIQQAKAIAAKVNQKLWAKQHSDLDTVRQRAVYQLATRLIQTARNSQLDPDSLRLYVQGLKKQYEDELQIASETAVIYTEE, encoded by the exons atgGCCGCAACATCAGAGAACAGCCTTAGCGCTGCAAGTAATGCTAACATTACCCATTTCAATGTAAAATCAACTGGACCATCAAGTTCATTTCTTTCTTCTGAAGGACAGTCAACTCCATACCTTCTCGGCCCATACGCCAAGAGGTCATGTCCTCTTTCAACATCAGAGGCAGACACTCCACAGACAGATGCAAATAACA CATCTGGTCAGTTGAACAATAGTTTCAGATCTTTCAACCGAATTTCAAGGACTCCAAGGTTGAAAAGAACACCAAGAGCGTCCACGCCTCAGACAGACCACACAA CAGTGACAACTGGCTCCTCTGCAACATCAACCAATGCTGTGTCAGTGATAGTTGCTGTGGTGGAAGGGCGGGGGTTGGCCAGGGGTGAAATTGGCATGGCAAGCCTTAACCTGAAATGTCCGGAACTTATACTATCACAGTTTGCAGACACTGGTACCTATGCAAAG GTGGTAACCAAACTCCACATCTTGATGCCTTTGGAGATTTTGATGCCAGACACAGTCAGTGAAAAGGGCAAGGGTACAAAGCTCTATAACCTAATCACAGAAAACTTTCAG AATGTGACTCTTACCACCGTACAGAGAAAATATTTCAATGAGCGAAAAGGTTTTGAGTACATCCAGCAACTTAGTGCTCCAGAAATAAGCACAGTTTTCATGGAAGTTCAAACTAA GAGCAACCATTGTTTGCTGGGTGTGCTGAACTACACTAAAACACCAGGAGGGGAGCGACGACTTCGATCCAACATTCTGGAGCCTCTCGTGGATGTGGATACCATCAATATCCGTCTAGACACCTTACAG GAATTCCTAGAAGACGAGGAGCTCTTTTTTGGCCTGAAAAATG CCATCTCACATTTTCTGGATATAGATCAGCTGCTGTCTGTCCTCATCCAGATTCCAAAACAGGAGACG GTCCAGGTAGCTGAGGCCAAGATCACCCATGTAATTCAGTTAAAACACACCCTGGAACTAGTACCACCTCTGAGG GCGGTCCTAAAGAACTGCAAAACAGCACTGCTCGCTGCTTATTCTGCTATGCTGGAAGATAACAG ATTTGAACTCATTCTGGAGCAGGTCAAGACGGTGATCAATGATGACGTCAACTACATGAATGGCAGTCTGAACATGCGCACACAAAAGTGCTATGCTGTACGGCCTAACATTAATGAATTCTTGGATATTGCCCGAAGAGCATACACTGAAATTGTTGATGACATCGCAG GATTAGTGGATCAGGTGGGAGAGAAGTACAGCCTGCCCTTGCGGACCAGCTTCAGCACAGCCCGAGGATTCTACATCCAGATGAGGCTGGAGGGTGTGGCTTTGCCAGGAGGACAGATGCCCACAGAATTCATAAAG GTTACAAAGTACAAGAGCAACTATAGCTTCACAACAGCAGATCTGATACGAATGAACGATCGCTGTGATGAGGCCTTACGTGAGATCTACCATATGTCTTACGT gGTGGTGTGTAAGTTGTTGACTGTTGTGACTGATCACATTCACTGCTTGTACAAGCTGTCTGATGCCGTGTCCATGCTGGACATGCTGCTGTCTCTAGCTAATGCGTGCACAGTCTCTAAGTACG TGCGCCCTGAGTTTACTGACACTCTTGCTATCAAGCATGGCCGCCACCCCATTCTGGAGCATATTGCTGGACAGCAGCCTGTCTCCAATAACAGCTACATCTCTGAGGGCAGCAACTTCATCATCCTCACAGGCCCCAACATGAGTGGCAAATCCACTTACTTGAAGCAAGTAGCTCTCTGCCAGATTATGGCTCAGCTCG GTTCATTTGTACCTGCTGAGTATGCTTCATTTCGCATTGCGGACCAGATCTTCACAAGAATTGGAGTTGATGACGATCTTGAGACAAACTCTTCCACATTTATGGTGGAGATGAAAGAG GTTGCGTATATAATCCACAACGTGAGTCATCGTTCGCTCATCATTATTGATGAGTTGGGGCGGGGCACTAGTGCAGAGGAAGGTGTTGGAATCTGTCATGCGATCTGTGAATTCCTGCTGAACATGAAG GCTTTCACCCTGTTTGCCACACATTTCTTGGAACTGTGCCAGCTGCAGACGCTGTATCCGAATGTGGAGAACCAGCACATGCAGGTGCAGCACACCCATGCAGAGGGCAGTGAGCGCGTGTTGTACACCTACCTGCTCAGCCGCGGGCAGTCTGAGGAGAGGAActatg GTATTAGAGCAGCAGAAATGACAGCTTTGCCAAGGACCATAATTCAACAAGCCAAAGCAATTGCTGCTAAAGTGAACCAGAAGTTATGG
- the msh4 gene encoding mutS protein homolog 4 isoform X1, giving the protein MAATSENSLSAASNANITHFNVKSTGPSSSFLSSEGQSTPYLLGPYAKRSCPLSTSEADTPQTDANNTSGQLNNSFRSFNRISRTPRLKRTPRASTPQTDHTTVTTGSSATSTNAVSVIVAVVEGRGLARGEIGMASLNLKCPELILSQFADTGTYAKVVTKLHILMPLEILMPDTVSEKGKGTKLYNLITENFQNVTLTTVQRKYFNERKGFEYIQQLSAPEISTVFMEVQTKYYCLAASAALLKYFEFVQNSIYAPRSLKVSFQGSDQTAMIDSASASNLELVVNNRDHRSNHCLLGVLNYTKTPGGERRLRSNILEPLVDVDTINIRLDTLQEFLEDEELFFGLKNAISHFLDIDQLLSVLIQIPKQETVQVAEAKITHVIQLKHTLELVPPLRAVLKNCKTALLAAYSAMLEDNRFELILEQVKTVINDDVNYMNGSLNMRTQKCYAVRPNINEFLDIARRAYTEIVDDIAGLVDQVGEKYSLPLRTSFSTARGFYIQMRLEGVALPGGQMPTEFIKVTKYKSNYSFTTADLIRMNDRCDEALREIYHMSYVVVCKLLTVVTDHIHCLYKLSDAVSMLDMLLSLANACTVSKYVRPEFTDTLAIKHGRHPILEHIAGQQPVSNNSYISEGSNFIILTGPNMSGKSTYLKQVALCQIMAQLGSFVPAEYASFRIADQIFTRIGVDDDLETNSSTFMVEMKEVAYIIHNVSHRSLIIIDELGRGTSAEEGVGICHAICEFLLNMKAFTLFATHFLELCQLQTLYPNVENQHMQVQHTHAEGSERVLYTYLLSRGQSEERNYGIRAAEMTALPRTIIQQAKAIAAKVNQKLWAKQHSDLDTVRQRAVYQLATRLIQTARNSQLDPDSLRLYVQGLKKQYEDELQIASETAVIYTEE; this is encoded by the exons atgGCCGCAACATCAGAGAACAGCCTTAGCGCTGCAAGTAATGCTAACATTACCCATTTCAATGTAAAATCAACTGGACCATCAAGTTCATTTCTTTCTTCTGAAGGACAGTCAACTCCATACCTTCTCGGCCCATACGCCAAGAGGTCATGTCCTCTTTCAACATCAGAGGCAGACACTCCACAGACAGATGCAAATAACA CATCTGGTCAGTTGAACAATAGTTTCAGATCTTTCAACCGAATTTCAAGGACTCCAAGGTTGAAAAGAACACCAAGAGCGTCCACGCCTCAGACAGACCACACAA CAGTGACAACTGGCTCCTCTGCAACATCAACCAATGCTGTGTCAGTGATAGTTGCTGTGGTGGAAGGGCGGGGGTTGGCCAGGGGTGAAATTGGCATGGCAAGCCTTAACCTGAAATGTCCGGAACTTATACTATCACAGTTTGCAGACACTGGTACCTATGCAAAG GTGGTAACCAAACTCCACATCTTGATGCCTTTGGAGATTTTGATGCCAGACACAGTCAGTGAAAAGGGCAAGGGTACAAAGCTCTATAACCTAATCACAGAAAACTTTCAG AATGTGACTCTTACCACCGTACAGAGAAAATATTTCAATGAGCGAAAAGGTTTTGAGTACATCCAGCAACTTAGTGCTCCAGAAATAAGCACAGTTTTCATGGAAGTTCAAACTAA ATACTACTGTCTTGCTGCATCGGCTGCTCTTCTTAAGTACTTTGAATTCGTTCAAAATTCCATTTATGCCCCACGATCCCTAAAAGTGAGTTTCCAAGGCAGCGACCAGACAGCTATGATAGACTCAGCCTCTGCTAGCAACCTGGAGTTGGTGGTCAACAACAGAGATCACCG GAGCAACCATTGTTTGCTGGGTGTGCTGAACTACACTAAAACACCAGGAGGGGAGCGACGACTTCGATCCAACATTCTGGAGCCTCTCGTGGATGTGGATACCATCAATATCCGTCTAGACACCTTACAG GAATTCCTAGAAGACGAGGAGCTCTTTTTTGGCCTGAAAAATG CCATCTCACATTTTCTGGATATAGATCAGCTGCTGTCTGTCCTCATCCAGATTCCAAAACAGGAGACG GTCCAGGTAGCTGAGGCCAAGATCACCCATGTAATTCAGTTAAAACACACCCTGGAACTAGTACCACCTCTGAGG GCGGTCCTAAAGAACTGCAAAACAGCACTGCTCGCTGCTTATTCTGCTATGCTGGAAGATAACAG ATTTGAACTCATTCTGGAGCAGGTCAAGACGGTGATCAATGATGACGTCAACTACATGAATGGCAGTCTGAACATGCGCACACAAAAGTGCTATGCTGTACGGCCTAACATTAATGAATTCTTGGATATTGCCCGAAGAGCATACACTGAAATTGTTGATGACATCGCAG GATTAGTGGATCAGGTGGGAGAGAAGTACAGCCTGCCCTTGCGGACCAGCTTCAGCACAGCCCGAGGATTCTACATCCAGATGAGGCTGGAGGGTGTGGCTTTGCCAGGAGGACAGATGCCCACAGAATTCATAAAG GTTACAAAGTACAAGAGCAACTATAGCTTCACAACAGCAGATCTGATACGAATGAACGATCGCTGTGATGAGGCCTTACGTGAGATCTACCATATGTCTTACGT gGTGGTGTGTAAGTTGTTGACTGTTGTGACTGATCACATTCACTGCTTGTACAAGCTGTCTGATGCCGTGTCCATGCTGGACATGCTGCTGTCTCTAGCTAATGCGTGCACAGTCTCTAAGTACG TGCGCCCTGAGTTTACTGACACTCTTGCTATCAAGCATGGCCGCCACCCCATTCTGGAGCATATTGCTGGACAGCAGCCTGTCTCCAATAACAGCTACATCTCTGAGGGCAGCAACTTCATCATCCTCACAGGCCCCAACATGAGTGGCAAATCCACTTACTTGAAGCAAGTAGCTCTCTGCCAGATTATGGCTCAGCTCG GTTCATTTGTACCTGCTGAGTATGCTTCATTTCGCATTGCGGACCAGATCTTCACAAGAATTGGAGTTGATGACGATCTTGAGACAAACTCTTCCACATTTATGGTGGAGATGAAAGAG GTTGCGTATATAATCCACAACGTGAGTCATCGTTCGCTCATCATTATTGATGAGTTGGGGCGGGGCACTAGTGCAGAGGAAGGTGTTGGAATCTGTCATGCGATCTGTGAATTCCTGCTGAACATGAAG GCTTTCACCCTGTTTGCCACACATTTCTTGGAACTGTGCCAGCTGCAGACGCTGTATCCGAATGTGGAGAACCAGCACATGCAGGTGCAGCACACCCATGCAGAGGGCAGTGAGCGCGTGTTGTACACCTACCTGCTCAGCCGCGGGCAGTCTGAGGAGAGGAActatg GTATTAGAGCAGCAGAAATGACAGCTTTGCCAAGGACCATAATTCAACAAGCCAAAGCAATTGCTGCTAAAGTGAACCAGAAGTTATGG
- the LOC121693250 gene encoding ADP-ribosylation factor 6-like translates to MGKMLSKIFGNKEMRILMLGLDAAGKTTILYKLKLGQSVTTIPTVGFNVETVTYKNVKFNVWDVGGQDKIRPLWRHYYTGTQGLIFVVDCADRDRIDEARQELHRIINDREMRDAIILIFANKQDLPDAMKPHEIQEKLGLTRIRDRNWYVQPACATTGDGLYEGLTWLTSNYKS, encoded by the coding sequence ATGGGGAAAATGTTATCCAAGATATTTGGCAACAAGGAGATGAGAATACTCATGCTTGGACTTGATGCTGCTGGGAAAACCACCATCCTTTACAAACTGAAATTAGGACAGTCAGTTACCACAATTCCAACGGTTGGCTTCAATGTTGAGACAGTCACCTACAAAAATGTCAAGTTCAACGTGTGGGATGTAGGTGGACAGGACAAGATCCGTCCCCTATGGCGACATTACTACACTGGCACTCAGGGCTTGATCTTTGTTGTGGATTGTGCTGACAGGGACAGGATTGATGAGGCCAGGCAAGAACTTCACCGCATCATCAATGATCGTGAAATGCGCGATGCCATTATCCTTATCTTTGCCAATAAACAAGACCTTCCTGATGCTATGAAGCCTCATGAAATCCAGGAAAAGCTGGGTCTCACACGCATTCGGGATAGGAATTGGTATGTGCAACCTGCATGTGCAACAACGGGTGATGGACTCTACGAGGGCCTGACTTGGCTAACATCAAATTATAAATCATGA